AGATTCGCGACGACCGGCGCCAGTTCGGCGAGCGTCCGTCGCAGCAGCGTGTACGCGACCGCGACGGCGAGGGCAGCGATCACGACTCCCTGGAAAGGTGCCCCCACGGCGTATATAAGTGGGAGCGCCAGCCCGACAGACAACAGGAGATCCTCCGGCGACCCGTCGTACCGGATCAACCGCCGGGGAGCGATCCATCGGCCCCGGAAGTGGTCGTAGACGGCCCGCGTCGAGTTCCCCTCCCAGGGTCGCAGTTCGAGCCCGCTTCCGAAGACGTCACTGACACAGTGCAAGGCAGCCCCCAGCAGGAACAGCGTCGCCGCGACAGTCGCCGCCGACGGGAAAA
The Halalkaliarchaeum desulfuricum DNA segment above includes these coding regions:
- a CDS encoding metal-dependent hydrolase, giving the protein MMLPTHALAGMALALPLFAVAPELAPVGLVAGLLGGIVPDLDMYAGHRKTLHYPVYYSVAAVPATLSALVFPSAATVAATLFLLGAALHCVSDVFGSGLELRPWEGNSTRAVYDHFRGRWIAPRRLIRYDGSPEDLLLSVGLALPLIYAVGAPFQGVVIAALAVAVAYTLLRRTLAELAPVVANLLPAAVRQYVPDRYLPEVDAAVSRRSR